A genomic stretch from Lathyrus oleraceus cultivar Zhongwan6 chromosome 2, CAAS_Psat_ZW6_1.0, whole genome shotgun sequence includes:
- the LOC127123663 gene encoding uncharacterized protein LOC127123663, whose amino-acid sequence MSQQSSSSSSKNMSDSSSSESCNPNREDPVADSANTSHARRPKETVSGFSSAIALDEQTREGSRYVHNAIATMVTGILSGNHKVLGVSIPLNTIVPDNVAYQENTISLGKNVYADAEQTDAHKGSNIDKPLDNVGGEEVRVTHDVSDNPNCEAEIVDLEEFSDNELLSSVVPSIAKRVRTRREQKTVAQRSPRKKIDVPTSPNPKVVESSLKRKGHGPTKTWSKGVPKKNKTKSVVVESDSDVPCDVPDTLSKKKPTTSKLAASVSEVPIDNISFHFASSVNRWKYVYQKRLALERELAQNVLECKEIMDLIQEAGLMKTVTQFSKCYEMLVKEFIVNVSEECVDGKSKEFRKVYVRGKCLHFSPSVINMYLGRPDVAQLELEVTDNKICQVITTNQVRKWPLKGKLVASKLSVKYAMLHKIGVANWVPTNHKSTVVVMLGKFIYVVGTKANFDYGSYIFYQTLKHAGSFSVKGPIAFPSLICGIVLNQFPNILTENDSVKRRDSPLSFNHKLFLGTHVPDVAMATSETSSVCNQPGKADVIAMLKETCKELEARKLNLEKLIIKLEMTEGDVLGEAVAAAEGDERQGEEGEADASPEDGTDDDADSESDN is encoded by the coding sequence ATGTCGCAACAATCCAGCTCATCTTCCTCCAAGAACATGTCTGATTCCTCTAGCTCTGAATCATGCAACCCTAACAGGGAAGATCCTGTTGCTGACTCTGCGAATACCTcacatgcaagaagacctaaagaaactgTATCAGGCTTCTCCTCAGCAATCGCGCTGGATGAACAAACCAGAGAAGGTTCCAGGTATGTTCACAATGCCATTGCAACTATGGTGACTGGAATACTGTCTGGTAATCATAAGGTCCTTGGGGTTTCCATTCCCTTAAATACTATTGTACCTGATAATGTTGCTTATCAAGAAAATACAATCTCTTTAGGAAAGAATGTCTATGCTGATGCTGAGCAAACTGATGCTCATAAGGGGTCAAATATTGACAAACCCTTAGATAATGTGGGTGGTGAGGAAGTCCGTGTCACTcatgatgtcagtgacaaccctaactGTGAAGCTGAAATAGTAGACCTGGAGGAATTTTCTGATAATGAGTTGTTGTcctcagttgtccctagcatagccaaaagggttaggactaggagagaaCAGAAAACAGTGGCTCAAAGGTCCCCCAGAAAGAAGATTGATGTGCCAACCTCTCCCAATCCAAAGGTGGTAGAGAGTTCCCTCAAGAGGAAAGGTCACGGTCCAACAAAAACTTGGAGCAAAGGGGTGCCCAAGAAAAATAAGACCAAGTCTGTTGTTGTTGAGTCTGACTCAGATGTTCCATGTGATGTCCCTGACACtctgtcaaagaagaagccaaccactagcaagcttgCAGCTAGTGTCTCTGAGGTACCAATTGACAACATATCGTTCCATTTTGCTTCAAGTGTAAACAGGTGGAAATATGTTTATCAGAAGAGGCTGGCTCTGGAAAGGGAATTGGCTCAGAATGTCCTGGAATGTAAGGAGATTATGGACCTTATTCAAGAGGCAGGTTTAATGAAGACTGTGACTCAGTTCTCAAAGTGCTATGAGATGCTAGTAAAGGAATttattgtcaatgtgtctgaAGAATGTGTTGATGGAAAGTCTAAGGAATTCAGAAAAGTGTATGTGCGAGGCAAGTGTCTACATTTCTCTCCCTCAGTGATCAACATGTATTTGGGAAGGCCTGATGTAGCTCAACTTGAACTTGAGGTGACTGACAACaaaatctgtcaagtcatcactaCTAATCAAGTAAGGAAGTGGCCTCTCAAAGGTAAGTTGGTGGCCAGCAAACTGAGTGTCAAGTATGCAATGCTGCACAAAATTGGAGTTGCTAACTGGGTGCCCACCAATCATAAATCTACAGTTGTTGtaatgcttggaaagttcatatATGTTGTTGGAACCAAAGCCAATTTTGACTATGGATCCTATATTTTTTATCAAACTTTGAAGCATGCAGgaagcttcagtgtgaaggggcCTATAGCCTTTCCCTCCCTCATCTGTGGTATTGTGTTGAATCAATTTCCAAACATATTAACAGAGAATGATTCTGTGAAGAGAAGAGATAGCCCTTTATCCTTCAATCATAAATTGTTCCTAGGTACGCATGTTCCTGACGTTGCCATGGCAACAAGTGAGACATCAAGTGTATGCAATCAACCAGGTAAAGCTGATGTCATTGCAATGCTCAAAGAAACGTGCAAGGAATTAGAGGCAAGGAAGCTCAATTTGGAAAAATTGATTATCAAGTTGGAGATGACTGAAGGTGATGTGCTTGGTGAGGCTGTTGCTGCTGCAGAAGGAGATGAAAGACAAGGTGAAGAGGGAGAAGCAGACGCCAGTCCTGAGGATGGCACAGATGATGATGCTGACTCTGAGTCAGATAACTAG